The following proteins come from a genomic window of Sulfitobacter indolifex:
- a CDS encoding antibiotic biosynthesis monooxygenase family protein has translation MIAVIFEVFPHPDRREEYLDIAAKMRPLLDEIDGFISVERFQSLTNPEKLLSLSFFRDEEAVQNWRKLTAHRGAQVAGREGIFTDYHLRIAHVIRDYGMFDRAEAPQDSQDIHPPRLATES, from the coding sequence ATGATCGCCGTCATCTTCGAAGTCTTCCCCCACCCCGACCGCCGCGAGGAATACCTCGACATCGCAGCCAAAATGCGCCCGCTTCTGGATGAAATCGACGGCTTCATTTCAGTCGAACGGTTCCAGAGTTTGACCAACCCCGAAAAGCTGCTGTCGCTCTCCTTCTTTCGCGATGAAGAGGCGGTGCAGAATTGGCGCAAGCTGACCGCGCATCGCGGGGCGCAGGTAGCGGGGCGTGAGGGGATCTTTACCGATTATCACCTGCGCATTGCCCATGTAATCCGCGACTATGGCATGTTCGACCGCGCCGAGGCTCCGCAGGACAGTCAGGATATCCATCCGCCTCGGCTGGCGACCGAGAGCTGA